The Thermanaerovibrio acidaminovorans DSM 6589 genome contains a region encoding:
- the glyQ gene encoding glycine--tRNA ligase subunit alpha: MNFQEIVMRLERFWADQGCVIQQPYDIEVGAGTMNPATTLRVLGPEPWRVAYVEPSRRPTDGRYGENPNRLQHYYQYQVIVQPAPEDIQEIYLESLKALGIDPADHDIRFVEDDWESPTIGAWGLGWEVWLDGMEVTQFTYFQQVGGIDMESVPAEITYGLERIAMFVQKVDNVYDLKWVGDVRYGDIHHQGEVEHSTYNFDVSDPKMLFELFSLYEREAKRVLESGLVLPAYDYVLKCSHTFNLLDARSAISVTERTGYIARVRALAGACCRAYAEQRRTMGYPLMGKFADRNGSFGGGE, encoded by the coding sequence TTGAACTTTCAAGAGATAGTGATGAGGCTTGAGCGTTTCTGGGCAGACCAAGGCTGCGTCATACAGCAGCCCTACGACATAGAGGTGGGGGCCGGAACTATGAACCCCGCCACCACCCTCAGGGTGCTGGGGCCCGAGCCCTGGCGGGTGGCCTATGTGGAGCCCTCCAGACGCCCCACCGACGGCCGCTACGGGGAGAACCCCAATCGGCTGCAGCACTACTACCAGTATCAGGTGATAGTCCAGCCCGCCCCGGAGGACATCCAGGAGATATACCTGGAGAGCCTCAAGGCCCTGGGCATCGACCCGGCGGATCACGACATAAGGTTCGTGGAGGACGACTGGGAGTCTCCCACCATAGGGGCCTGGGGCCTGGGGTGGGAGGTGTGGCTTGATGGCATGGAGGTAACCCAGTTCACCTACTTCCAGCAGGTGGGGGGGATAGACATGGAGTCCGTGCCGGCGGAGATAACCTATGGCCTGGAGCGGATCGCCATGTTCGTCCAGAAGGTGGACAACGTCTACGACCTAAAGTGGGTTGGTGACGTGCGGTACGGGGACATCCACCATCAGGGGGAGGTGGAGCACTCCACCTACAACTTCGACGTGTCGGATCCAAAGATGCTCTTCGAGCTCTTCTCCCTGTACGAGCGGGAGGCCAAGCGGGTCCTGGAGAGCGGGCTGGTGCTCCCCGCCTACGATTACGTGCTCAAGTGTTCTCACACCTTCAACCTGCTGGACGCCAGGAGCGCCATAAGCGTCACCGAGCGGACCGGCTACATAGCTCGAGTCCGGGCGTTGGCGGGGGCCTGCTGCAGGGCCTACGCGGAGCAGAGGCGGACCATGGGTTACCCGCTCATGGGCAAGTTCGCGGATCGCAATGGATCTTTCGGGGGGGGCGAGTAG
- a CDS encoding cytidine deaminase, with product MRMINLTEEELDRLWELALKARGRAYSGYSGFSVGAALLCDDRKVFLGCNVENSSYGLTQCAERSAICSMVAAGSSKPVAIAVRGPEDVDCSPCGACRQVLMEHNPDMLVLFQWGGQRVEVRCRELLPYGFELKERD from the coding sequence ATGAGGATGATTAACCTTACGGAGGAGGAACTTGACCGGCTTTGGGAGTTGGCGTTGAAGGCCCGGGGCAGGGCATATAGCGGCTACTCCGGGTTCTCGGTGGGGGCAGCCCTTCTGTGTGATGATCGGAAGGTTTTCCTGGGTTGCAACGTGGAGAACAGTAGCTACGGTCTGACCCAGTGTGCCGAGAGGTCCGCCATATGCTCCATGGTGGCCGCCGGGAGTTCCAAGCCGGTGGCCATAGCGGTAAGGGGGCCCGAGGACGTGGACTGTTCCCCCTGTGGAGCCTGCAGGCAGGTCCTCATGGAGCACAACCCGGATATGTTGGTGCTCTTCCAATGGGGAGGGCAGAGGGTGGAGGTAAGGTGCCGGGAGCTCCTGCCCTACGGGTTCGAGCTGAAGGAGAGGGATTGA
- the era gene encoding GTPase Era, translating to MEVGFRSGCVALLGRPNVGKSSLANALVGEKVMAVSPKAQTTRHAIRGIVQGDGYQIVLVDTPGVHEPRHDLGRFMISQIRAALEDVCGICFVVDATSKGISSLDRRVLEWIQEAGRPALLCVNKVDLLARKDDFWDVVALYQDQYRFDAVVPVSATQGTNLDVLKEAMVKWLPESLPLFPEEFLIDRTERFLAEEIIREKIFLAVEEEVPHCVAVVVESFKSPDEYPDRKRLAVRASIVVEKEGQKGIIIGANGRMIKAIREAAESDMERAFGYPVDLDLWVKVRPKWRKNPSMLRHMGYGS from the coding sequence ATGGAGGTAGGCTTCAGGTCCGGTTGCGTGGCCCTTCTGGGCAGGCCCAACGTTGGCAAGTCGTCCCTTGCCAACGCCCTGGTGGGGGAGAAGGTGATGGCGGTCTCCCCAAAGGCTCAGACCACCAGGCACGCCATACGGGGCATAGTCCAGGGGGATGGCTACCAGATCGTCCTGGTGGACACCCCGGGGGTTCACGAGCCCCGTCACGACCTGGGGAGGTTCATGATCTCCCAGATAAGGGCCGCGCTGGAGGACGTGTGCGGCATATGCTTCGTGGTGGACGCCACCTCCAAGGGGATCTCGTCCCTGGACCGTCGGGTCCTGGAGTGGATCCAGGAGGCGGGGCGTCCCGCCCTCCTCTGCGTCAACAAGGTGGACCTGTTGGCTCGTAAGGACGACTTCTGGGACGTGGTGGCCCTTTACCAGGACCAGTACCGTTTCGATGCGGTGGTGCCCGTATCCGCCACCCAGGGAACCAACCTGGACGTGTTGAAGGAGGCCATGGTCAAGTGGCTTCCCGAGTCCCTGCCCCTCTTCCCGGAGGAGTTCCTGATAGACAGGACCGAGCGCTTCCTGGCGGAGGAGATAATAAGGGAGAAGATCTTCCTTGCGGTGGAGGAGGAGGTACCCCACTGCGTGGCGGTGGTGGTGGAGTCCTTCAAGAGCCCCGACGAGTACCCGGACAGGAAGCGCCTGGCGGTCCGGGCCTCCATCGTGGTGGAGAAGGAGGGGCAGAAAGGGATAATAATAGGGGCCAACGGCAGGATGATAAAGGCCATAAGGGAGGCCGCGGAGTCGGACATGGAGAGGGCCTTCGGGTACCCGGTGGACCTGGACCTGTGGGTGAAGGTGAGGCCCAAGTGGAGGAAGAACCCCTCCATGTTGAGGCACATGGGGTACGGTTCCTGA
- the recO gene encoding DNA repair protein RecO, with the protein MRSLPLHLHRHLPRGDLLAHGVVVRREERERSRRVLFLLRGHGLIWGTVPLGSRSTLGAATEVMSWGEFRFHCSGRSVALREVSLVDSYVSLRHLPLSIRGAVDVLELVGHLPCFLPQDDLLTLLWGFFCTLKELAPSGPAEARFLGRWLASEGVLPDLSRCCECSSPVGGPTRLSDQGPVCCCPHREVSLEQLRDLGSAVYLPHRRFLEWCRSRFPDGDARALRARWEVIILWMRGLVRANILLTGRETLELSRDSDEA; encoded by the coding sequence TTGAGGTCCCTGCCGCTTCACCTTCATCGGCACCTTCCCCGGGGGGACCTGCTGGCTCACGGGGTGGTGGTCCGTCGGGAGGAGAGGGAGAGGTCCAGGCGGGTCCTCTTCCTCCTTAGGGGGCACGGGCTCATCTGGGGCACCGTTCCGTTGGGGAGCCGGTCCACCCTGGGGGCCGCCACGGAGGTCATGTCCTGGGGAGAGTTTCGCTTCCACTGCTCCGGTCGGTCGGTTGCGCTCCGGGAGGTGTCCCTGGTGGACAGCTACGTGTCCCTTAGGCATTTGCCCCTCTCCATTCGTGGGGCGGTGGACGTGCTGGAGCTGGTGGGGCATCTGCCGTGCTTCCTCCCTCAGGATGACCTGCTTACTCTGCTGTGGGGTTTCTTTTGCACCCTGAAGGAGTTGGCCCCGTCGGGGCCGGCGGAGGCCAGGTTCCTGGGGCGCTGGTTGGCCTCCGAGGGGGTATTGCCGGACCTGTCCCGCTGTTGCGAGTGCTCCTCCCCAGTTGGGGGACCGACGAGGTTGTCGGACCAGGGACCGGTCTGTTGTTGCCCCCATCGGGAGGTGTCTTTGGAGCAGCTTCGGGACCTGGGTTCCGCTGTGTATCTTCCCCATCGGAGGTTCCTTGAGTGGTGCCGGTCCAGATTTCCTGATGGGGACGCCAGGGCCTTGAGGGCCCGGTGGGAGGTTATAATCCTCTGGATGAGGGGCCTTGTCAGGGCTAACATTTTGCTAACCGGGAGGGAGACCCTTGAACTTTCAAGAGATAGTGATGAGGCTTGA